In the genome of Streptomyces collinus, one region contains:
- a CDS encoding DUF397 domain-containing protein, producing the protein MNVDTHTGGGEGQLHWRKSSYSGSGGGDCVEVATTPATVHVRDSKRPLAASLTFSVEQWSAFAAYAGLA; encoded by the coding sequence ATGAACGTTGATACTCACACCGGGGGCGGCGAAGGCCAGCTCCACTGGCGCAAGAGCAGCTACAGCGGCTCGGGGGGCGGCGACTGTGTAGAGGTCGCCACCACACCCGCCACCGTTCACGTCCGGGACTCAAAGAGGCCCCTGGCGGCCTCCCTCACCTTCTCCGTAGAGCAGTGGAGCGCGTTCGCCGCCTACGCCGGGCTGGCGTAG
- a CDS encoding CBS domain-containing protein: MTTRPSEKDLAALKGSTVPVQEILDLFQVRVRDHRTVHLISQALADSGLTTLPDFAVCGLRSSVDVVPIASVPAQAGPVETEAGEEADEALPSLPQRLLLGDIPSAKRGVRGVTLGNSLAHATFLMRTESFSQVPVTTGMAQIHGVITWGSVARMYEAGKAATLENAMEKDSLPVADARQELFAALPVVKEHGYLLVRGDDGCLSGIVTAADVTERFEGSARPFFIVGEIESLLRRCLGAALDEESVKAVQTNKKPEHRTGQVSDLMFGDYLRLLDGDQTKQSLAERADLNWEALKWPNMPREQFIGRLRRVKDIRNRIAHFDEKPLPKQMIEELTAFAALLRAFVS, from the coding sequence ATGACCACCAGGCCCAGCGAGAAGGACCTCGCAGCGCTCAAGGGCAGCACCGTGCCCGTGCAGGAAATCCTCGACCTGTTCCAGGTACGGGTCCGCGATCACCGCACGGTGCACTTGATCTCGCAGGCGCTGGCGGACTCGGGACTGACGACGCTGCCGGATTTCGCGGTCTGCGGACTGCGCAGCAGTGTCGACGTGGTCCCCATCGCCTCCGTCCCCGCGCAGGCCGGGCCCGTCGAGACCGAGGCCGGGGAGGAGGCGGACGAGGCCCTCCCCTCACTTCCCCAGCGGTTGCTGCTCGGTGACATTCCGTCGGCCAAGCGGGGCGTGCGCGGCGTCACTCTTGGCAACTCCCTGGCACACGCCACCTTCTTGATGCGTACCGAGAGCTTCTCCCAGGTGCCGGTGACTACCGGCATGGCGCAGATCCACGGCGTGATCACCTGGGGTTCGGTGGCCAGGATGTACGAGGCGGGCAAGGCCGCCACGCTGGAGAACGCCATGGAGAAGGACTCGCTGCCGGTCGCTGACGCTCGACAGGAACTCTTCGCCGCCCTCCCGGTGGTCAAGGAGCACGGTTACCTGCTCGTGCGCGGCGACGACGGCTGCCTGTCGGGCATCGTCACCGCCGCGGACGTCACGGAGCGCTTCGAGGGGTCGGCAAGGCCCTTCTTCATCGTCGGGGAGATCGAGTCCCTGCTGCGCCGCTGCCTGGGCGCGGCCCTGGACGAGGAGTCCGTCAAGGCCGTCCAGACGAACAAGAAGCCCGAACACCGCACCGGCCAGGTGTCGGACCTGATGTTCGGCGACTACCTGAGGCTCCTGGACGGCGACCAGACGAAACAGTCGCTCGCCGAGCGCGCCGATCTCAACTGGGAGGCCCTGAAGTGGCCGAACATGCCCCGCGAGCAGTTCATCGGCCGCCTGAGGCGGGTGAAGGACATCCGTAACCGAATCGCCCACTTCGACGAGAAGCCGCTCCCCAAGCAGATGATCGAGGAGCTGACCGCCTTCGCCGCACTGTTGCGGGCGTTCGTCTCCTGA
- the pglZ gene encoding BREX-2 system phosphatase PglZ has product MTTTAPVSDSAVPGAVRLNTATVTQYLSSQPQLAASLRPGGEDRRRAVLLRSAPQWDGPAEPAWAEGRTARVAAALSPLAVHELVLDHLAGRTPGPAVLVVLTDREQHELDPAILARVHKKAIDTVDGWDVVREAFGARQIDPRLKDANWAAEALLDATPPGGWPPVSGGWLSRQYALTALAQRRLRLGRYDTDSAVAPAQRPGDERLDAQTLLDWSTRAGGPERLLGLRGPERTGLAAFLAEDDQAGLAGRALLALVDAERGADAVAFGLVCAALWEHAEPAPETYQARGRAERYFGDRPPATGDQLDTLVSVFGRAAEKYVVALLATGHRTAGTTDPDRAREARRLTGIVLDRAGVLARQFGAEKAVESSPVMTGGLDARFTAVGHALAAAADTDAVADAVRHLAEHELAGDPEESARIERARMGQRLARWLATEPPAESPTVGDAIKRHVSETGWVDLALEHIEAGGDPDPVLKAAYDALGTRVRERRRALDASFARALAVWTESGTQPGSMLTVETFLDQVVKPVVHHGEGRRVLLLVLDGMSAAIGNELGEELRGTWAEFDPLPLGTPQRRAMAAALPTLTAVSRTSLFAGRLMKGAQADEKRLFPAHKLWGGAPAAVFHKDDLRAEQAGDTFGPALTEALTDGKTHVAVVLNTIDDRLAKEQKLGDGAWHVDHVAGLRDLLRVAAAQGMAVILTSDHGHVVDRHGVKVEATEPPSARHRLPGGGPLAEQEITLSGPRVVWPEPGATIVALWDVDSRYTSLKAGYHGGASLAEFTIPVLAFLPFGAEPPQGWRELGEQRPEWWSTGTRTADPVAARPVAQAAVPTKKTAAKPKKEQAELAKTHDALFDVAVTAGGDDTLVTPTLVSPDETLVNGLLTSETYQAQLGLLARKPPQEQIRKALATLVDAGTLPVTALAQRVGLPPTRGDGFAAVLRQLLNYDGVQVLETLPDGRTLRLHTALLRDQFELR; this is encoded by the coding sequence ATGACCACCACCGCTCCCGTCTCCGATTCCGCCGTACCGGGCGCGGTTCGGCTGAACACCGCGACCGTCACCCAGTACCTCTCCTCCCAGCCGCAGCTCGCCGCCTCCCTCCGGCCAGGAGGGGAGGACCGGCGCAGGGCCGTCCTGCTGCGCTCCGCGCCACAGTGGGACGGACCCGCCGAGCCCGCCTGGGCCGAGGGCCGCACCGCACGCGTCGCAGCCGCACTGTCCCCGCTCGCCGTCCACGAACTGGTCCTGGACCACCTCGCGGGCCGCACCCCCGGCCCCGCCGTCCTCGTCGTCCTCACCGACCGCGAACAGCACGAACTCGACCCCGCGATCCTCGCCCGCGTCCACAAGAAGGCCATCGACACCGTCGACGGCTGGGACGTGGTCCGGGAGGCTTTCGGCGCCCGGCAGATCGACCCGCGCCTGAAGGACGCCAACTGGGCCGCCGAGGCCCTGCTCGACGCCACCCCGCCCGGCGGCTGGCCGCCCGTCTCCGGCGGCTGGCTCTCCCGGCAGTACGCCCTCACCGCGCTCGCCCAGCGCCGTCTGCGCCTCGGCCGCTACGACACCGACAGCGCGGTCGCCCCCGCTCAGCGACCCGGTGACGAACGGCTCGACGCGCAGACCCTGCTGGACTGGTCCACCCGCGCGGGCGGCCCCGAACGGCTTCTCGGGCTGCGCGGCCCCGAACGGACCGGACTCGCCGCCTTCCTCGCCGAGGACGACCAGGCCGGACTCGCCGGGCGCGCCCTGCTCGCCCTCGTCGACGCCGAACGCGGAGCCGACGCGGTAGCCTTCGGCCTGGTGTGCGCGGCTCTGTGGGAGCACGCCGAGCCCGCTCCCGAGACGTATCAGGCCCGCGGCCGGGCCGAGCGCTACTTCGGAGACCGGCCTCCGGCCACCGGTGACCAGCTCGACACGCTGGTGTCCGTCTTCGGCCGGGCCGCCGAGAAGTACGTCGTCGCCCTGCTCGCCACCGGCCACCGGACCGCCGGCACGACGGACCCGGACCGGGCGCGCGAGGCCCGCCGACTGACCGGCATCGTCCTCGACCGGGCCGGGGTCCTGGCCCGGCAGTTCGGCGCGGAGAAGGCCGTCGAGTCCAGCCCGGTGATGACCGGCGGGCTCGATGCCCGGTTCACCGCCGTGGGCCACGCCCTTGCCGCAGCCGCCGACACGGACGCGGTGGCGGACGCCGTACGGCACCTGGCGGAGCACGAACTCGCCGGTGACCCGGAGGAGTCCGCCCGTATCGAACGGGCCCGGATGGGCCAGCGACTCGCTCGCTGGCTGGCCACCGAACCGCCTGCCGAGTCGCCCACCGTGGGCGACGCCATAAAGCGGCACGTCTCCGAGACCGGCTGGGTCGACCTGGCCCTCGAACACATCGAGGCCGGCGGCGACCCCGACCCGGTGCTGAAGGCCGCGTACGACGCTCTGGGCACCCGGGTCCGTGAACGGCGCCGCGCGCTCGACGCCTCCTTCGCCCGCGCACTCGCCGTCTGGACCGAGTCCGGCACCCAGCCAGGCTCGATGCTGACCGTGGAGACTTTCCTCGACCAGGTGGTGAAGCCCGTCGTCCACCATGGCGAGGGACGGCGCGTGCTGCTCCTCGTCCTGGACGGCATGAGCGCCGCCATCGGCAACGAACTCGGTGAGGAACTGCGCGGCACCTGGGCCGAGTTCGACCCTCTGCCTCTGGGGACACCGCAGCGTCGCGCCATGGCCGCGGCATTGCCCACCCTCACTGCTGTGTCCCGTACCTCCCTGTTCGCCGGTCGGCTGATGAAGGGCGCCCAGGCCGACGAGAAGCGGTTGTTCCCCGCACACAAGCTGTGGGGCGGTGCTCCGGCCGCCGTTTTCCACAAGGACGACCTGCGCGCCGAGCAGGCCGGGGACACCTTCGGTCCCGCCCTCACCGAAGCGCTCACCGACGGCAAGACACACGTCGCGGTCGTCCTCAACACCATCGACGACCGGCTCGCCAAGGAGCAGAAGCTCGGCGACGGCGCCTGGCACGTCGATCATGTCGCCGGGCTGCGTGACCTGTTGCGGGTGGCTGCCGCCCAGGGCATGGCGGTCATCCTCACCAGCGACCACGGGCACGTCGTCGACCGGCATGGTGTGAAGGTGGAGGCGACGGAACCGCCGTCCGCCCGGCACCGTCTCCCCGGCGGTGGCCCGCTCGCCGAGCAGGAGATCACGCTGTCCGGTCCCCGGGTCGTCTGGCCGGAGCCCGGTGCGACCATCGTCGCCCTGTGGGACGTCGACTCCCGCTACACCTCACTCAAGGCCGGCTACCATGGTGGCGCTTCGCTCGCTGAGTTCACCATCCCGGTGCTTGCGTTCCTGCCCTTCGGCGCGGAACCGCCCCAAGGGTGGCGCGAGTTGGGGGAGCAGCGGCCGGAGTGGTGGTCCACCGGCACGCGGACCGCTGATCCTGTCGCGGCCCGTCCGGTGGCCCAGGCCGCAGTCCCGACGAAGAAGACGGCGGCCAAGCCGAAGAAGGAACAGGCCGAGCTCGCGAAGACCCACGACGCCCTCTTCGACGTGGCCGTCACGGCGGGTGGCGACGACACACTCGTCACCCCCACCCTGGTCTCCCCGGATGAGACCTTGGTCAACGGCCTCCTCACTTCGGAGACCTACCAGGCCCAGCTGGGGCTCTTGGCCCGCAAGCCGCCGCAGGAACAGATCAGGAAGGCGCTCGCGACCCTCGTCGACGCGGGCACCCTCCCGGTCACGGCCCTCGCCCAGCGCGTCGGGCTGCCGCCCACACGGGGCGACGGTTTCGCGGCCGTCCTGCGGCAGCTTCTCAACTATGACGGGGTCCAGGTCCTGGAGACCCTCCCCGACGGCCGCACGCTTCGGCTGCACACGGCCCTGCTGAGGGACCAGTTCGAGCTGCGGTAG
- the pglY gene encoding BREX-2 system ATPase PglY, translated as MAQQPLLRDVIDIKESISTSDFVLSLAEATTPEGAEHALKDYVVTERLLENFDEALDLIKAALDGDRSKAAYLHGSFGSGKSHFMAVLYSLLSGNPAARARTEFDSVLTKHEWLGTDGKKFLLVPYHMLGAKALEQRVLGGYVRHVKRLHPEASTPQVYRTDGLFDDIRADRASYGDAAVIQRLSSGESDDGDEDEWGESFTWTPDLLDTALTAEEVHEAGEVLNLVNPSTPSELRARLVQDAITRLSPSFAKNAAEDEHGFISLDAGLSVIAEHAKSLGYDGLILFMDELILWLATLIHDEKFVAREASKITNFVEGGDARRAIPVVSFIARQRDLRELVGEEVSGAAESSIQDTLNLASGRFDKITLEDRNLPQIAHARLLKPKNAEAERLIDAAFEQTKRVGTQVWDTLLGSDKGTTGADAESFRLTYPFSPAFMDTLVHISSALQRSRTGLKLMGQLLADHRDEIRLGQLIPVGDLYPVIAEGGDKPFTDSLKVVFEAADKLYKTKLRPYLLSSYDITEDDIDQYLNRPDTLGDPQLTNRCRLFVGDNRLVCTLLLSALAPSVPALSELTIRRLGALNHGSVMAPIPGSEVGIIKNKVAEWAARFPEIKETGTDTNPGVRLELSGVDVDSVIANAQVNDNPGNRVSLARRLLSEELGVEHGQFADELSFVWRGTARTAEVVFGNVADEDELPDHDLMPQQDGCWRIAIDLPFDEGEWGPVEDANRMQRLRERQQGERSRSIAWLPAHLSAQRLADFRRLVVIDKALADEHRFDTQYAGHLNADNRSRAKGLLETQRDALLKQVKGAFKQAYGLAQKQAADVVVDFDDHLVALPDVDDLTLSFGQSLHDGIRHVAGKLLAHQYPAHPNLDPDVAGTAVKPVDARKVFTHVRAAAEARDGRVEVPAGDRKLMQRVAGPLRLGQQKEAYFELSRYWADHFRQLASAQGATGDLTLITLTDWTDQPEPRGLPDFLARLVVASFAEMDDRVWVRGGTVLDPAPELSAIKDHDALRSQPLPSEDDWTTARQRYETIFGQKAPTLRRGRMVNQFARQIVESARSLKEDAAELVRRLEEHSTFLGLDETDDTGRLALARRSLQFLETLTGGAAQSGAGAKKTVEALAAFDLGEVSADRYGTSVKQAGGVARAVTEASWHTLELGIGLGAEGAALLDSLRNVARGDQRTADLREALKRTEREILALIKRNQAAATPPPAPVTPPAAKDPVKPDDLSLNTPTSDPRIPFTQQPTATQGTGTAGQSAGRRTTTARQAVKALESELTELAKNNPEATIEITWRVVD; from the coding sequence ATGGCCCAGCAGCCGCTCCTCCGCGATGTCATCGACATCAAGGAGTCCATCTCCACCTCGGACTTCGTGCTGTCCCTCGCCGAGGCCACGACTCCCGAGGGCGCTGAGCATGCCCTCAAGGACTACGTCGTCACGGAGCGGCTGCTGGAGAACTTCGACGAGGCCCTCGACCTCATCAAGGCCGCGCTGGACGGGGACCGCTCGAAGGCCGCCTACCTGCACGGTTCCTTCGGTTCCGGTAAGTCGCACTTCATGGCCGTGTTGTACTCGCTGCTCAGCGGCAACCCGGCCGCCCGCGCCCGCACCGAGTTCGACTCCGTACTCACCAAGCACGAGTGGCTCGGCACGGACGGCAAGAAGTTCCTGCTCGTGCCGTACCACATGCTCGGTGCCAAGGCCCTCGAACAGCGCGTGCTCGGCGGCTATGTACGTCACGTCAAGCGGCTGCACCCCGAGGCGTCCACTCCGCAGGTGTACCGGACGGACGGCCTGTTCGACGACATCCGGGCCGACCGCGCCAGCTACGGCGATGCGGCCGTCATCCAGCGCCTCAGCTCCGGAGAGTCCGACGACGGTGACGAGGACGAGTGGGGCGAAAGTTTCACCTGGACGCCGGACCTCCTCGACACGGCGCTGACCGCTGAGGAGGTGCACGAGGCCGGTGAGGTCCTCAATCTGGTCAACCCCTCCACTCCCTCCGAGCTGCGAGCACGCCTCGTCCAGGACGCGATCACGCGCCTCTCGCCCAGCTTCGCCAAGAACGCCGCCGAGGACGAGCACGGGTTCATCTCCCTCGACGCCGGTCTCTCCGTCATCGCCGAGCACGCCAAGTCGCTCGGTTACGACGGGCTGATCCTCTTCATGGACGAGCTGATCCTCTGGCTCGCCACTCTCATCCACGACGAGAAGTTCGTGGCCCGCGAGGCCAGCAAGATCACGAACTTCGTGGAAGGCGGCGACGCCCGCCGCGCCATCCCCGTCGTGTCGTTCATCGCCCGACAGCGCGACCTGCGCGAGCTGGTCGGCGAGGAGGTGTCCGGGGCGGCCGAGTCGTCCATCCAGGACACCCTCAATCTGGCCTCTGGGCGGTTCGACAAGATCACCCTAGAGGACCGCAATCTCCCGCAGATCGCCCACGCCCGTCTCCTCAAGCCGAAGAACGCCGAGGCGGAGCGCCTCATCGACGCGGCCTTCGAGCAGACCAAGCGGGTCGGCACCCAGGTGTGGGACACGCTGCTCGGCTCAGACAAGGGCACGACCGGCGCGGACGCGGAGTCGTTCCGGCTGACGTATCCTTTCTCGCCGGCGTTCATGGACACCCTCGTCCACATCTCGTCCGCGCTGCAGCGCTCCCGTACCGGTCTGAAGCTGATGGGCCAGCTCCTCGCCGACCACCGCGACGAGATCCGGCTCGGCCAGCTCATCCCCGTCGGCGACCTGTACCCGGTGATCGCGGAGGGCGGCGACAAGCCGTTCACCGACAGCCTCAAGGTGGTCTTCGAGGCCGCCGACAAGCTGTACAAGACCAAGCTCCGACCGTACCTGCTCAGCTCGTACGACATCACCGAGGACGACATCGATCAGTACCTGAACCGGCCCGACACCCTTGGCGACCCGCAACTGACCAACCGCTGCCGCCTGTTCGTCGGCGACAACCGGCTCGTGTGCACACTGCTGCTGTCCGCGCTCGCGCCCAGCGTGCCCGCCCTGTCCGAGCTGACGATCCGCCGGCTCGGCGCGCTGAACCACGGGTCGGTCATGGCACCGATCCCGGGCAGCGAGGTCGGCATCATCAAGAACAAGGTCGCCGAATGGGCGGCCCGGTTCCCCGAGATCAAGGAGACCGGCACCGACACCAACCCCGGTGTCCGGCTGGAACTGTCCGGAGTCGACGTCGACTCCGTCATCGCCAACGCCCAGGTCAACGACAACCCCGGCAACCGCGTCTCCCTCGCCCGGCGGCTGCTGTCGGAGGAACTGGGCGTCGAGCACGGCCAGTTCGCCGACGAGCTGAGCTTCGTCTGGCGCGGCACCGCCCGCACCGCCGAGGTCGTCTTCGGCAACGTCGCCGACGAGGACGAGCTGCCCGACCACGACCTGATGCCGCAGCAGGACGGCTGCTGGCGGATCGCCATAGACCTTCCCTTCGACGAGGGGGAATGGGGGCCCGTCGAGGACGCCAACCGCATGCAGCGGCTGCGTGAACGCCAACAGGGCGAGCGGTCCCGCAGCATCGCCTGGCTGCCCGCGCACCTGTCCGCGCAGCGCCTCGCCGACTTCCGGCGGCTCGTCGTCATCGACAAGGCCCTCGCCGACGAGCACCGCTTCGACACCCAGTACGCCGGCCACCTCAACGCCGACAACCGCAGCCGTGCCAAGGGCCTGCTGGAGACCCAGCGGGACGCCTTGCTCAAGCAGGTCAAGGGCGCGTTCAAGCAGGCGTACGGGCTCGCGCAGAAGCAGGCCGCCGACGTGGTGGTCGACTTCGACGACCACCTGGTGGCACTGCCCGACGTCGACGACCTGACCCTGTCCTTCGGACAGTCCCTGCACGACGGCATCCGGCACGTGGCGGGCAAGCTGCTCGCCCACCAGTACCCGGCCCACCCCAACCTCGACCCCGACGTGGCCGGCACCGCCGTGAAGCCCGTCGACGCGCGCAAGGTGTTCACCCACGTACGGGCCGCCGCCGAGGCGCGCGACGGACGCGTCGAGGTTCCGGCGGGCGACCGCAAGCTGATGCAGCGCGTCGCCGGACCGCTGCGCCTCGGACAGCAGAAGGAGGCGTACTTCGAGCTGTCCCGCTACTGGGCCGACCACTTCCGGCAGCTCGCCAGCGCCCAGGGCGCCACCGGCGACCTCACGTTGATCACGCTCACCGACTGGACCGACCAGCCCGAGCCGCGCGGCCTGCCCGACTTCCTCGCCCGGCTCGTCGTCGCCTCGTTCGCCGAGATGGACGACCGGGTGTGGGTGCGCGGCGGCACCGTCCTCGACCCCGCGCCCGAACTCTCCGCGATCAAGGACCACGACGCGCTGCGCAGCCAGCCCCTGCCCAGCGAGGACGACTGGACCACGGCACGGCAGCGCTACGAGACGATCTTCGGGCAGAAGGCGCCCACCCTGCGCCGCGGGCGCATGGTCAACCAGTTCGCCCGCCAGATCGTCGAGTCCGCCCGCTCCCTCAAGGAGGACGCCGCCGAACTCGTCCGACGGCTGGAGGAGCACTCCACCTTCCTCGGCCTCGACGAGACCGACGACACCGGCCGTCTCGCCCTCGCCCGGCGCTCCCTCCAGTTCCTGGAGACGCTCACCGGCGGCGCGGCGCAGAGCGGAGCCGGGGCAAAGAAGACCGTGGAGGCACTCGCCGCTTTCGACCTGGGCGAGGTCAGCGCCGACCGGTACGGCACCTCCGTCAAGCAGGCCGGCGGTGTCGCCCGCGCCGTGACCGAGGCGTCCTGGCACACCCTCGAACTCGGCATCGGCCTCGGTGCGGAGGGCGCGGCCCTGCTCGACTCGCTGCGCAACGTGGCCCGCGGCGACCAGCGCACCGCAGACCTGCGCGAGGCGCTGAAGCGCACCGAGCGGGAGATCCTGGCCCTCATCAAGCGCAACCAGGCGGCGGCCACCCCGCCGCCCGCCCCCGTCACACCCCCGGCGGCCAAGGACCCGGTCAAGCCCGACGACCTGTCCCTGAACACGCCGACGAGCGACCCGCGCATCCCCTTCACCCAGCAGCCCACCGCCACCCAAGGCACCGGCACGGCAGGGCAGTCCGCAGGCCGCCGCACCACCACCGCCCGTCAGGCGGTCAAGGCGCTGGAGTCGGAGCTGACCGAGCTGGCGAAGAACAACCCGGAAGCCACCATCGAGATCACCTGGCGGGTGGTCGACTGA
- a CDS encoding ATP-binding protein, which produces MRLADTTPERRASTEQFTVRFSSTRRGARLARRLTAERLAAWGIPYDSETSHAAVAVTAELAANAITHGRLPGRDFLLSLARLPGGVRIEVVDTRPERLPKTAATPTNLDVLEAETGRGLLLVAAYAHEWGCQTRDAHTKTVWAEITHPS; this is translated from the coding sequence ATGAGACTGGCCGACACCACTCCCGAACGCCGCGCCTCCACCGAGCAGTTCACCGTTCGCTTCAGCAGCACCAGACGCGGTGCCCGGCTCGCCCGCCGCCTCACCGCCGAGCGGCTCGCCGCCTGGGGGATCCCGTACGACTCGGAGACCTCGCACGCCGCCGTGGCCGTCACGGCGGAGCTGGCGGCGAACGCGATCACGCACGGCCGGCTGCCCGGCCGGGACTTCCTGCTGTCGCTGGCACGGCTTCCGGGCGGAGTCCGTATCGAGGTCGTGGACACCCGCCCGGAACGCCTCCCGAAGACGGCAGCCACGCCCACCAACCTCGACGTGCTGGAGGCGGAGACGGGCCGGGGCCTGCTTCTCGTCGCCGCGTACGCCCACGAGTGGGGCTGCCAGACGCGAGACGCCCACACGAAGACCGTGTGGGCGGAGATCACGCACCCGTCGTGA
- a CDS encoding helix-turn-helix domain-containing protein has translation MGRAAERTCQTTGRRRPEKERPAVWSAYGKLLRLFRERAGLTQQGLADAIGYSVEQVASVEQGRRAAKLVLTEAAEQVLGAGGALRVLQDDVDQAKLPAFFQDFASIEVEAVSRLSYDPLLIPGLLQTEAYARALFTAHCPALEEEVIDLHTEARVHRQRLLTRTPIVELSFIIGEAALTNPIGGDEVMGKQLVHLVDRAKLRNVTIQVMPAAYGFHPGLNGGFVVLETAEHRQVGYVESQEVGTVVTDPIQVSAFSSRYGKLRSQALNPEESVRFLGGLAGETTA, from the coding sequence ATGGGCAGGGCAGCGGAGCGCACGTGCCAGACCACGGGCCGACGCAGGCCGGAGAAGGAACGGCCGGCCGTGTGGAGCGCCTACGGCAAGCTGCTGCGCCTGTTCCGCGAACGGGCGGGGCTGACGCAGCAGGGGCTCGCGGACGCGATCGGGTACTCGGTGGAGCAGGTGGCCTCGGTGGAGCAGGGGCGGCGCGCAGCGAAGCTCGTCCTCACCGAGGCCGCAGAACAAGTGCTGGGTGCAGGCGGTGCCCTACGGGTTCTTCAGGATGATGTGGACCAGGCGAAACTGCCCGCGTTCTTCCAGGACTTCGCCTCCATCGAGGTCGAGGCGGTCAGCCGTCTTTCGTACGACCCGCTACTCATTCCTGGACTCCTGCAGACGGAGGCCTACGCCCGAGCCCTCTTTACTGCCCATTGCCCGGCCTTGGAAGAGGAAGTAATCGACCTGCACACCGAAGCCCGCGTCCATCGACAGCGGTTGCTGACTCGGACGCCCATCGTCGAGTTGTCGTTCATCATCGGCGAAGCGGCACTCACCAACCCGATCGGCGGTGATGAGGTGATGGGCAAACAGCTTGTGCACCTGGTGGACAGGGCAAAGCTCCGTAACGTGACCATCCAGGTCATGCCTGCCGCATACGGCTTCCACCCAGGCCTCAACGGCGGCTTCGTCGTGCTGGAGACAGCAGAGCACCGTCAGGTCGGCTACGTCGAGTCCCAGGAAGTGGGGACCGTGGTCACCGATCCCATCCAGGTCAGCGCCTTCAGCTCTAGGTATGGCAAGCTGCGCTCGCAGGCGTTGAACCCAGAGGAATCCGTACGCTTCCTCGGGGGACTGGCAGGGGAGACCACAGCATGA